In Bosea sp. PAMC 26642, the DNA window CGATCTCTCCCCCATCATCCCCTTCGTCAACTGGGACGACCTCGCCGCCGCCCGCGCCGATCCGGCTTCGGCTGGTGCCGGCGACGATGCCGAGGCCGTCGAGGGCTGCATGATCAAGCGCCGCGACTCGGCTTATCTGCCCGGCCGGCCCAAGGGCTACTGGTGGAAGTGGAAGCGGCAGGCGCGCCTTATCGACTGCGTGCTGATGTATGCCCAGCGTGGCCACGGCAAACGCTCCTCCTTCTATTCCGACTATACCTTCGGCGTCTGGCGAAAGGCTGAGGGCGGCGACGAACTCGTGCCCGTCGGAAAAGCCTATTTCGGCTTCACCGACGAGGAACTGGTCGAGATCGACCGCTATGTCCGCAAGAACACGCAAAACCGCTTCGGTCCGGTCCGCGAGGTGACGCATACAGTCGAAAGCGGCCTCGTCTTCGAGGTTGCCTTCGAGGGCCTGCAGCGCTCGACCCGGCATAAATCGGGGCTGGCCATGCGCTTCCCCCGCATCAGCCGCATCCGCTGGGACAAGCCGCCCGCCGAGGCCGACCGCATCGAGGCGCTGGAACAGCTGCTGCCGGCGGGAGCGTGATTGGCCTGATAAGGAGGTGCTCGGCCATTGACAGCAGCGTTGCCTCCGCGCTTCACATCAGGACGACCCGAGGCGGTGCCGACGGCCCTTGAGATCGAAAAAGCGGGACGGAGAGCTTCATGGCATGGCAACCGATCACGCGAATCGTCATCGCGGACGATCACCCGCTGTTCCGGGGCGCGTTGAAACAGGCTGTCGGCACGGCGCTCGAAGGCGCCGATATCCGCGAGGTCGGCTCGCTGGAGGCGCTAACCGAGGCGCTGTCGCAGGGCGCCGATGCGGATCTCGTCCTGCTCGACCTGACCATGCCGGGCGTGCAGGGTTTTTCGGGGCTGCTTTTTTTGCGGGCCGACCACCCCGAGGTGCCGGTCATCGTGGTCTCTGCCAATGACGATCCGGCGGTGATTCGGCGCTGCATCGAGTTCGGTGCGCTCGGCTTCCTGCCCAAGACCGCCGAGGTTGAGCAGATGGGCGAGGCGATCCGAGCCGTGCTGGACGGCAGCGTCTGGACGCCGCCCGGCGTCGATCTGTCGTCTCCCGTCGATGCCGAGGTCGCCGACATGGTCCGCCGCCTCTCGACCTTGACGCCCCAGCAGGTCCGCGTCCTGATGATGCTGTCGGAAGGGCTGCTCAACAAGCAGATCGCCTATGAACTCGGCGTCTCGGAGGCGACCGTGAAGGCGCATGTCTCGGCCATCCTGACCAAGCTCAATGTCGACAGCCGCACCCAGGCCGTGATAGCCGCCTCCAAGATCGCCGGCACCGCCTGGGCGACGACGGGCGCCTCCGCAACGGTGTGAAGCCGTCGTTCAGCCCCGGTTCAAGCGCCGCGCTCTTTAATGAAATTCTCGCTGGGGAACTTGATTCAATGGCCAATGGTACTTTCGAACGCTTTCTCGGCGGTTCGCCGCTCGGCGTTCTGGTCCGGCTGATCTTCGTTTCGCTTCTGGTCGGCGCGGCCATGGCCTTCCTCGGCCTCTCGCCGCAGGCGCTCTACGACGGGGTGATCCATTTCTTCCGCTCGCTCGGCAATCTCGGCTTCGGGGCGGTGCGCGAGGTCGGCCAATGGGTCATCGCCGGCGCGCTGATCGTGGTGCCGCTCTGGCTTTTGTCGCGCCTGTTCGCCGCGCGGCGATAGCTACAATCCTCCGCCCCGCGCGATCTCGCGCGCATCGCGCCCGACCAGCGCGCTGAGCCGTCCGAGGCCCGCCTTGCGTGCCTCGGTCGCCAGCCCGGCCTTGATCGTCTTCGCCAGCCCCGGCCCGTGGTAGACCATCGCCGAATAGAACTGCACGAGATCGGCGCCCGCCCTGATCTTGGCGAAGGCGGTTGCAGCCGAGTCGATGCCGCCGACGCCGATCAGCGGGAACTGCCGCTCGACGCGCACGAAGGTCTCAGCAAGCAGCCGGGTCGAGGGCTCGAAGAGAGGTCGGCCGGACAACCCTCCCGTCTCGGCTTTCGCTGCGGCACGCAGACTTTCCGGGCGCGCGACGGTGGTGTTGGACACGATCATCCCGTCGATGCCGCGCCTGCGGGCCACGCCGACCATCCCGTCGAGTTCGGGCAGGGTCAGGTCGGGTGCGATCTTGAGCAGAAGCGGCGTCGCCTTGCCGGACGGCGGCCGCACCTCGTCGCGTGCTGCGACTGCGCGTGCGATCAGGTCGTCGAGCGCCGCTTCCGCCTGCAGGTCACGGAGGCCCGGCGTATTCGGCGAGGACACGTTCACGGTCAGGAAATCGGAATGTGGCGCCAGGTACCGCACCAGCACGGCATAGTCCTGCGCCCGGTCGGCCGACTCCTTGTTGGCCCCGAGATTGACGCCGACGATCCCGCCATTCCGCCGCCGCGCCGCCAGCCGCTGCGCCACCACCGTCATGCCGTCGCTGTTGAGGCCGTAGCGGTTGATCACCGCCTCGTCCTCGACCAGCCGGAAGACGCGCGGGCGCGCATTGCCCGGCTGCGGCAGGGGCGTCACTCCACCGACCTCGACGAAGCCGAAGCCGAGCCCGAGCGCTCCATCGATCGCCTCGGCGTGCTTGTCGAAGCCGGCGGCGAGGCCGACGGGATTTGAAAAGGACAGCCCGAAAGCCTCGGTCGCCAGCACCGGGTCCTCGGCGGCCGGTTTCAGACGCGGCGCGGCGGCCAGCGCCGCCACGCTGAGTCTATGCGCCGTCTCGGCGTCGAGCTTGTGGATCAGAGGCCGTGCGAGACCAAACAGGGCGCCGATCATGCCACGTCCTCCGGAACGAGATGCGTGCCGTCGCGAGCATGTCGCAGCGGCGCGATCCAGCGTGCGGCCTTTGGATCGAGCGAGGCGTAGAGATGGGGAAACAACGCGCCGCCGCGGGACGGCTCATAGCGCAGGGCGTGCCCAAGCCGGGCATCGTCGATCGCGATCAGCAGCAGGTTACGCTTCCCGGCGAAGTGCCGCGCCGCAGTTTCGCGGACCTGCCCGCCGGTCGAGAAATGGATGTAGCCGTCAGCGAGATCGACCGGCGCCCCCTCGAAACGACCGGTAGCCTCGGCCTCGCGCCAGAGCGCTTCGGGACAGATCTTGTAGATGAGCGGCAAGGCGGGCCTCGGCGGTTCTGGATGCGCCACGACATAGCGGCTGTCAGGAGGCTTGAGCAAATTTTATCCCCGTCATGGCGAAAAACAGATTGAAGTCTTATCGAATAGGCGATATTTCCTATTTTATCCCCGCCGAATGGCAACATCAGGAACGAGGCCTCTCCGGTGCTGTCCCATGACCAGATCTGGACCGCCATCGACGCGCTCGCCCAGCGCTACGGCTTTACCGCCTCGGGGCTTGCCCGCAAGGCGGGCCTCGACGCGACCACCTTCAACCGCTCCAAGCGGATAGGTCCCGACGGGCGCGAGCGCTGGCCCTCGACCGAATCGATCGCCAAGATCCTGCAGGCGACCGGCGCTTCGCTCGACGAGTTCATGGCGGTGGTGATGCGGCGTGGCCCGGCACCCTCGCGCACGATCCCGCTGATCGGCTTCGCCCAGGCGGGCTCGGGCGGCTTCTTCGACGATGGCGGCTTCCCCGTCGGCACGGGCTGGGAGGAGGTCGCCTTTCCCGGCGTCGCCGACGAGAAGGCCTATGCGCTGGAGATCGCAGGAGACTCGATGCTGCCGCTCTATCGCGACGGCGACACCATCATCGTCTCTCCCACCGCGACGGTCCGGCGAGGCGACCGGGTCGTGGTCAAGACGACCGAGGGCGAGGTCCTGGCCAAGCAGCTCAGGCGCCAGACGGCCCGAACGGTGGAACTCGCCTCGCTCAACCCCGAGCATCCCGAGCGGGTGCTGAACCTCACCGACATCGCCTTCATGGCGCGGGTGATCTGGGCGAGTCAGTAGCGTCTCAATTCCCCAACTGCCGCCGCGTCGGCAGTGTTACCTTGAACACCGCACCCACCGCCGAGGGTTCGAGTTCGATCGTGCCGCCATGCAGGCGCACCAACTCGGCCGCGATGGCGAGGCCCAGCCCGGTCCCGCCGGGGCTGACCGAACCGCGAAACGCCTGGAACAGGTTCGCCCGCGCCCGCTCCGGCACGCCGGGACCGTTATCGGCGACGCGCAGCAGCACCACACCGTCGAGACGCTGCGCCTTGATCTCCAGCGTCGGCCGGCTGCCACCCTCCGCGCCGGCCTGGGTCAGCGCCTGCACCGAGTTGCGCATCAGGTTGAGCAGCACGCGCGCCATCTGCTCGGGGTCGCAGGGTGCGAGCAGCTCGGCGGGAACCTCGTTGGCAAAGCCGACCTGCTTGTTCTCCGGCAGGCCGAGCAGTTCGGCCTGCTCCGCGACGAGCTGGCGCAGGGCGACGTCGCGCAACACCGGATCGGCCTCCGCCGCGCGGCCATAGGCCAAAGTCGCCTGGCAGAAATCGATGGCGCGGCCGAGCGTCGCGATCAGGCGGGGCGCGAAGCGCTTGATCTTGGCGTCGCGCGTATCGACCAGCCGGTCGGACATCAGCTGCGCCGCCGCCAGCATGTTGCGCAGATCGTGATTGATCTTGCTGACCGCGAGACCGAGTTCGGCGAGATGCTTCTTGGTGCGCAACTCGCCGGCAAGCGTCATCTGCATCCGCGCCAGCGCCCGCTCCGCCTCGCCGATCTCGTCGGCACGCTGGCTCGGCTCGATGATCCGGCGCGGATTCTCCGGTTCGAATTCGAATTCCATCACATTGGCGGCGAGCCGCCGGATCGGCCCGACGATCATCCAGTTCAGCGCGAGATAGACCGCGACCGCCGTCAATCCCGAGATCACCAGCGAGAGCAGCAGGATGTTGCGTGAAAACACCAGCATCGCCCGCCGCAGCGGCGCCTCGTCGAGCACCATCTCGACGAAATCCGCCCCACCCGTGGCCTGGCCGATGACGCGAATCGGCATGTTATGCGCCGGGGCGACGAGAACCTCGACCGCCTCCTTGATTGCGACGATCCAGTTCTTGTCTCGCAGATCGACGGTGCGCACCACTTCGGGCGGCATCGAATCGAGGCTGAGCAGGCGGCGCGCACCCCCGACGCGGGCCGCGATCGCGCGCGCGCCAACGCCGGTCAGCAGGCGGCTCTCGCTGTCTTCCGGCAGGCGCTCCTCGGGCGCGCCTTCCAGGACGAGCACGGCGATCTGCGCAGCCGCCAGCCGGTCGTTCAGCCAGTTGCGGCGGAAATTCGCCACCGACGGGAGGTAGATCAGGACTTCGGCCAGCATCACGAACAGCACGGTCAGCACCAGCAGCTTGGCGGAGAGGCCAAGCCTGGTCAGGCCGCGCGGAACGCTGACGGAGAGCGCCTTGGTGTCGAGGTCCTGTTGCTGCATCTTTTCGCAGTCTAGCCGAAGCGGCGCAGAAAGCCGATCAGCCGGCGAATGCCCGGTTTGGCCGTCAGCGGCGCGTAGAAGGAGACGGCCGCGCGCTTCGAGACTTCCGAGAGCGTCGGATAGGGGAACACCAGCCCGGCCATGTCCTTGACCGCCATCTTCTTCTGAACGGCCATGCACCAGGGCAGGATCAGGTCGCCCGCTCGTGCCCCGACGATGGTGACGCCGAGGATGCGACCTTTCTTATCCGTGACGAGCTTGACGAAGCCTTCCGTCTCGCGTTCGGCCTGCGCCCGGTCGTTCTCGGAATAGGGCCAGCGTAGCACCCTGATTTCGCCTGACGCCTTGCGCGCCTCTGTCTCGGACAGGCCGACGCTGGCGAGTTCGGGATCGCAATAGGTCACGCGCGGGATTGCCGGCGTCGCGACCTTTACCGGCAACCGGAACAGCGCGCTGCGCACCACGAGACCTGCGTGATAATTCGCGACATGGGTGAACTGCAGTCCGCCCGCCGCGCCGCCGGCACAATCGCCGATCGCAAAGACCCGGCGGTTGGCGGTACGCAGGCCCTTGTCAACGATCACGCCCCTGGCGTCGCTGGAAATCCCGGCGAGTTCGAGATCGAGCCCCTCGATATTCGGCCTGCGCCCGGTCGCGACCAGAAGGTGCGTGCCCTCGACCGTCCCTTCAGGGTTTGCGGCCGTCGCCGCCAGGACGAGGCGGATGCCGCCGCGAATGCCTTCGGCACGCAGCACCTCGGCCTGTTCGAGCAGGATGACACCCTCGCGCAGCAAAGCCCGCCGGACGATGCCCGCGGCCTCGGGATCGTCGCGCGACAGCAGGTCACGCGCCTCGATGATCGTCACCCTACTGCCGAGTCGCGCCATCGCCTGGGCGAGTTCGACGCCGATCGGCCCGCCGCCCAGCACCAGCAGACGCTCGGGCAGCGTCTTCGGCGTGAACACACTCTCATTGGTCAGGAAGGGAAGCTGATCCAGCCCCGGGATCGGCGGTGCCGCAGGTCTCGATCCGGTTGCGATCACGATGCGGCGCGGCCTGATCGCCTGATCGCCGACCATGAGGGTGCTGCGGCTGACGAAGCGCGCCTCGCCCTTGATCACGTTGACGCCCAGGGCGGTGAAGCGCTCGACGGAGTCATTGGGCGCGATCGCCGCGATGACGCGATGCACATGGGCGTGAACCTGGCCGAAATTCACGACTGGCTCGCCGGCGGAGATCCCGAACGGAATGCAATCCCGGATCGCCTGCGCCCGAGCGCCGGCCGCGATCAGCGCCTTGGAGGGAACGCAGCCGACATTCAGGCAGTCGCCGCCCATCCTGTCGCGTTCGACGAGCACGACCGGCACCCCGAACATCGCAGCGGCCGCTGCGACCGACAGCCCGGCTGAACCGGCGCCGATCACGCAGATATCCGGCGTCAGCGCCGCCTTCGCGGAAGCCGCCGTTCCAGCTTCGCTCACGCTGTGCCTCCCTGACCCGCTCCGCCACGCTTGCTGATGCGTCGCCAGATCGCCGGAATCAAGGCCATGCAGCCCAGAAGCGCGAAAGCGATCAGAAGCTGCGGCGTCAGGATCGCCCTGAGGTTGAGCCCATGCCCGCAATAACCGCGGCCCGCAGCCAGACAGGCACTGCGCGCGGCCTGCTGCGCGGCGATCACCGAATCGAAGCCCGCGCCCGCGACCGAAAATGCGAAGGTGCCCGGAATGATGCCGACCAGCGTCGTCCAGGCGAAGACAGGCAGCGCGACGCCGCCGGCCGCGGCGGCGAGGTTGACCAGCCAGAACGGAAAGGCCGGCACGAGCCGCAGGAAGAGAAGATAGGAGGCCGCATCGGTCTTGAAGCCTTCGAGAATACGACCGAGCTTTGGCCCGGCCTTGCGCTGGAGACTTTCTCCCAAGGCCGACCGTGCGACCACGAAGACGGCCAGGGCGCCGAGCGTGGCGGCGAAGACGGCGACGATGCCGCCGAGCACGCCGCCGAACAGGAAGCCGCCGAGCAGCGTCAGCAGGGCGGCGCCCGGAAAGGACAGCGCCACGGCGGCTGCGTAGACTCCGGCGAAGGAGAGCAGCGCCAGCGTCCGGTTGGCTTCGACATACTGCTTCAGTGCCTCCCTGTGCTGCACCACGGCATCGAGGCTGAGATGGCGATGGAGGCCTGCAGCATAAGCGCTTGCCATGGCGAGCGCGAGCAGGCCGAGCGGCAGGAAGCGCCTCCAGGCCGGCCGCTCCGGCCCGCCATCTGGTGTCGTTCCGTCGTCGGCAGTCATCGGCTCGTTCATCAGACGCGTCATTCCATGCCCGGGGCAAGTGACGCGAACCTAAGCGCAGGGACAGGCGCTGGCACCGCCTCGTCACCACCTCGTGAGCGGTTTCGCCGGATCAGGCGACGTTTCGGCTCTTTGCGCGCGTGATCCGCTTGGGATGGAACTGCGACATCGGTTCGGGGCGGCCGAACAGATAGCCTTGCGCCCGCTGCGCGCCGAGCAACTGGACCGCGACCCGCTGCTGCTCGGTCTCGATGCCTTCGACGACGACCGTCATCGAAAGCCGCCTCGCGAGCTGGCAGACCGCCTCGATGATCGCCTTCGAGGCTTCGTTGCAATGAACGTTCCGGGCGAAGCTCTGGTCGATCTTCACCTGGGCGAAGGGGTAGGTCGAGAGATAAGACAGGGACGAATAGCCC includes these proteins:
- a CDS encoding response regulator, giving the protein MAWQPITRIVIADDHPLFRGALKQAVGTALEGADIREVGSLEALTEALSQGADADLVLLDLTMPGVQGFSGLLFLRADHPEVPVIVVSANDDPAVIRRCIEFGALGFLPKTAEVEQMGEAIRAVLDGSVWTPPGVDLSSPVDAEVADMVRRLSTLTPQQVRVLMMLSEGLLNKQIAYELGVSEATVKAHVSAILTKLNVDSRTQAVIAASKIAGTAWATTGASATV
- a CDS encoding DUF6460 domain-containing protein; the encoded protein is MANGTFERFLGGSPLGVLVRLIFVSLLVGAAMAFLGLSPQALYDGVIHFFRSLGNLGFGAVREVGQWVIAGALIVVPLWLLSRLFAARR
- a CDS encoding quinone-dependent dihydroorotate dehydrogenase, producing MIGALFGLARPLIHKLDAETAHRLSVAALAAAPRLKPAAEDPVLATEAFGLSFSNPVGLAAGFDKHAEAIDGALGLGFGFVEVGGVTPLPQPGNARPRVFRLVEDEAVINRYGLNSDGMTVVAQRLAARRRNGGIVGVNLGANKESADRAQDYAVLVRYLAPHSDFLTVNVSSPNTPGLRDLQAEAALDDLIARAVAARDEVRPPSGKATPLLLKIAPDLTLPELDGMVGVARRRGIDGMIVSNTTVARPESLRAAAKAETGGLSGRPLFEPSTRLLAETFVRVERQFPLIGVGGIDSAATAFAKIRAGADLVQFYSAMVYHGPGLAKTIKAGLATEARKAGLGRLSALVGRDAREIARGGGL
- a CDS encoding DUF952 domain-containing protein, giving the protein MPLIYKICPEALWREAEATGRFEGAPVDLADGYIHFSTGGQVRETAARHFAGKRNLLLIAIDDARLGHALRYEPSRGGALFPHLYASLDPKAARWIAPLRHARDGTHLVPEDVA
- a CDS encoding S24 family peptidase — protein: MLSHDQIWTAIDALAQRYGFTASGLARKAGLDATTFNRSKRIGPDGRERWPSTESIAKILQATGASLDEFMAVVMRRGPAPSRTIPLIGFAQAGSGGFFDDGGFPVGTGWEEVAFPGVADEKAYALEIAGDSMLPLYRDGDTIIVSPTATVRRGDRVVVKTTEGEVLAKQLRRQTARTVELASLNPEHPERVLNLTDIAFMARVIWASQ
- a CDS encoding sensor histidine kinase, with amino-acid sequence MQQQDLDTKALSVSVPRGLTRLGLSAKLLVLTVLFVMLAEVLIYLPSVANFRRNWLNDRLAAAQIAVLVLEGAPEERLPEDSESRLLTGVGARAIAARVGGARRLLSLDSMPPEVVRTVDLRDKNWIVAIKEAVEVLVAPAHNMPIRVIGQATGGADFVEMVLDEAPLRRAMLVFSRNILLLSLVISGLTAVAVYLALNWMIVGPIRRLAANVMEFEFEPENPRRIIEPSQRADEIGEAERALARMQMTLAGELRTKKHLAELGLAVSKINHDLRNMLAAAQLMSDRLVDTRDAKIKRFAPRLIATLGRAIDFCQATLAYGRAAEADPVLRDVALRQLVAEQAELLGLPENKQVGFANEVPAELLAPCDPEQMARVLLNLMRNSVQALTQAGAEGGSRPTLEIKAQRLDGVVLLRVADNGPGVPERARANLFQAFRGSVSPGGTGLGLAIAAELVRLHGGTIELEPSAVGAVFKVTLPTRRQLGN
- a CDS encoding dihydrolipoyl dehydrogenase family protein encodes the protein MSEAGTAASAKAALTPDICVIGAGSAGLSVAAAAAMFGVPVVLVERDRMGGDCLNVGCVPSKALIAAGARAQAIRDCIPFGISAGEPVVNFGQVHAHVHRVIAAIAPNDSVERFTALGVNVIKGEARFVSRSTLMVGDQAIRPRRIVIATGSRPAAPPIPGLDQLPFLTNESVFTPKTLPERLLVLGGGPIGVELAQAMARLGSRVTIIEARDLLSRDDPEAAGIVRRALLREGVILLEQAEVLRAEGIRGGIRLVLAATAANPEGTVEGTHLLVATGRRPNIEGLDLELAGISSDARGVIVDKGLRTANRRVFAIGDCAGGAAGGLQFTHVANYHAGLVVRSALFRLPVKVATPAIPRVTYCDPELASVGLSETEARKASGEIRVLRWPYSENDRAQAERETEGFVKLVTDKKGRILGVTIVGARAGDLILPWCMAVQKKMAVKDMAGLVFPYPTLSEVSKRAAVSFYAPLTAKPGIRRLIGFLRRFG
- a CDS encoding TVP38/TMEM64 family protein; translated protein: MNEPMTADDGTTPDGGPERPAWRRFLPLGLLALAMASAYAAGLHRHLSLDAVVQHREALKQYVEANRTLALLSFAGVYAAAVALSFPGAALLTLLGGFLFGGVLGGIVAVFAATLGALAVFVVARSALGESLQRKAGPKLGRILEGFKTDAASYLLFLRLVPAFPFWLVNLAAAAGGVALPVFAWTTLVGIIPGTFAFSVAGAGFDSVIAAQQAARSACLAAGRGYCGHGLNLRAILTPQLLIAFALLGCMALIPAIWRRISKRGGAGQGGTA